The following coding sequences lie in one Thalassoglobus polymorphus genomic window:
- the sufD gene encoding Fe-S cluster assembly protein SufD — protein sequence MSATASSTPITFDEAGFESFLSTRNEPDWLLQFRREAFALYQQKLEEPLEPEEYRRLDLRLFRPEKYHVSDASPEETTFETLMQHRGEFGGSIVQVDGKCVSSSLSDELKAKGVLFGDISELLIEHRELLEPYFLKKAVSPDADRFAAWHSAFWTGGAVLYVPRNVEVEEPLYSLIGLLEDGATDLSHTLVILEDGASATLLEETSSASEETAGLHMGAVELIVGNEARLRYVQLQNWNDKVHHIAHQSGRVGRDAMAQWTVAGLGSKLMHIHQDVHLDGRGAQAQVNGVTFATDKQLLSYYTQQTHHQPDTYSDLLYKQVCRDKSRCVWRGMIKVDKIAQKTDGYQRNDALMLSSSARADAIPGLEIEADDVRCTHGATAGQVDEEQVFYAMCRGLSRYEAMHMIVEGFFAEVYDRIPVELVRETLSHAVEIKLGIGE from the coding sequence ATGTCTGCTACTGCATCTTCCACTCCGATTACCTTTGATGAAGCGGGATTTGAGAGCTTCCTCTCAACTCGTAACGAACCCGATTGGCTCCTTCAGTTTCGCCGGGAGGCTTTCGCTCTTTATCAGCAAAAGCTTGAAGAACCACTCGAGCCTGAAGAGTACAGACGCCTTGACCTGCGTCTGTTTCGGCCAGAGAAATACCACGTTTCCGACGCCTCTCCAGAGGAAACGACCTTCGAAACACTCATGCAGCATCGTGGTGAATTCGGAGGATCGATTGTTCAAGTCGATGGGAAATGTGTCTCATCCTCGCTGAGTGATGAACTCAAAGCCAAAGGTGTTCTCTTCGGAGATATTTCCGAGTTACTCATCGAACACCGAGAACTGCTTGAGCCGTACTTCCTCAAGAAAGCCGTCTCGCCTGACGCGGATCGCTTCGCAGCCTGGCATTCGGCATTCTGGACTGGTGGAGCGGTTTTGTATGTTCCACGAAACGTCGAAGTAGAAGAACCACTTTACAGCCTGATTGGTTTACTGGAGGACGGTGCAACTGATCTCAGCCACACACTTGTCATCCTCGAAGATGGCGCCTCGGCAACTCTTCTGGAAGAGACTTCCTCTGCCTCTGAAGAGACGGCCGGACTTCACATGGGGGCTGTGGAACTGATTGTTGGTAACGAAGCCAGACTTCGTTACGTTCAACTTCAAAACTGGAATGACAAGGTTCATCACATCGCTCACCAGTCAGGGCGAGTTGGCCGCGATGCGATGGCTCAATGGACAGTTGCCGGCCTCGGCTCAAAATTGATGCACATTCATCAAGATGTTCACCTCGATGGACGTGGGGCACAGGCGCAGGTCAATGGTGTGACCTTCGCCACTGACAAGCAACTCTTGTCATACTACACACAACAGACACATCATCAGCCCGATACGTATTCCGACTTACTGTACAAGCAAGTCTGTCGCGACAAGTCTCGGTGTGTTTGGCGTGGGATGATCAAGGTCGATAAAATCGCTCAAAAGACCGATGGTTATCAACGTAACGATGCACTCATGCTCAGCTCTAGTGCACGAGCCGATGCGATCCCCGGCCTCGAAATCGAAGCTGATGATGTTCGCTGTACTCACGGAGCGACAGCCGGGCAGGTCGATGAGGAGCAGGTCTTCTACGCGATGTGCCGCGGGCTTTCCCGTTACGAAGCGATGCACATGATCGTCGAAGGCTTCTTCGCTGAAGTCTACGACCGCATCCCGGTCGAACTCGTTCGTGAAACCCTCAGCCATGCCGTGGAAATCAAACTTGGCATTGGCGAATAG
- a CDS encoding prolipoprotein diacylglyceryl transferase, with protein sequence MNTSLTRMSPRVSLKPIVVSVGVLCVLYGCRGPSNVELLEARLREFEVMDDQRKAELVSVRSQLNIAQREARILRNQIADSGEKAPAVAATEAIASVEVLKFNTLLTAGQNKDETPGDERFHAIVSPYDKDGDLVKVVGKLQLEAIDLSLPEDKRTIGKWDYTPEKAGELWHSGYLSSGLRFDLPWNELPQGDEVLLHVKMETADGRELTASHTVKIDPPRQLATAPVAPVAPKLLNLSSDAKPTEVKAPAPVPAPAKAESPTAEAAKPAEATKPEATKEEAPKTNVTAPIPAPSKPERPVPVLDLFEEEPEEAPGKATLSPSSTQGATQIEADKVESDVARPFPGGIQTSDNWKESTIPILR encoded by the coding sequence ATGAACACCTCGTTGACAAGGATGTCGCCGCGAGTCTCTTTGAAACCGATTGTGGTTTCAGTGGGGGTCTTGTGTGTGTTGTATGGCTGTCGTGGACCGAGCAACGTCGAGCTTCTTGAAGCCCGCTTGCGAGAGTTCGAAGTGATGGATGATCAACGTAAAGCGGAATTGGTCTCTGTCCGTTCACAATTGAACATCGCCCAGCGTGAAGCTCGTATTTTGCGAAATCAAATCGCCGATTCTGGTGAAAAGGCCCCCGCTGTCGCAGCGACAGAGGCAATTGCCTCTGTCGAAGTCCTCAAGTTCAACACCTTGCTGACCGCCGGACAAAATAAAGATGAGACTCCGGGAGATGAACGCTTTCATGCGATTGTCTCGCCGTATGACAAAGATGGCGATTTGGTGAAAGTTGTTGGGAAACTCCAACTTGAAGCAATCGATCTCTCGCTCCCAGAAGACAAACGAACGATTGGGAAGTGGGATTACACACCCGAAAAAGCTGGTGAGCTCTGGCATAGCGGGTATCTCTCCTCGGGTTTGCGATTCGATTTGCCTTGGAACGAACTTCCTCAGGGGGACGAGGTCCTGCTACACGTCAAAATGGAAACGGCTGATGGGAGAGAGCTGACTGCCAGTCATACAGTCAAAATTGACCCACCGCGACAACTTGCGACGGCCCCTGTTGCTCCTGTTGCTCCGAAACTTCTCAATTTGTCGAGTGACGCGAAGCCCACTGAGGTGAAAGCTCCAGCCCCCGTTCCTGCTCCCGCTAAGGCGGAATCGCCCACGGCAGAGGCCGCGAAGCCTGCTGAGGCCACAAAACCTGAAGCAACCAAAGAAGAAGCCCCCAAAACGAATGTAACAGCTCCGATCCCGGCTCCCTCAAAGCCGGAACGTCCTGTTCCAGTGCTGGATTTGTTCGAAGAAGAGCCGGAGGAAGCGCCGGGCAAAGCAACGCTTTCTCCCAGTTCTACTCAGGGAGCCACGCAGATAGAAGCTGATAAAGTCGAGAGTGACGTGGCTAGACCTTTTCCCGGTGGAATTCAGACTTCCGACAATTGGAAGGAATCGACGATCCCTATTCTCAGATAA
- the clpP gene encoding ATP-dependent Clp endopeptidase proteolytic subunit ClpP, which produces MSSLVPIVIEKSGRDERAMDIYSRLLKDRIIFLGTQVNDHVANLLVAQMLYLQFEDPNSDIHMYINSPGGSVTAGMAIYDTMQYINCDVATYCMGQAASMGALLLTAGAPEKRFALPNARIMIHQPLAGMEGTATDLDIHAKEVIKMKRKLNEILLKHTGQTLEKIEQDTDRDNFMDAETAMEYGLVDKVLDKLPLGNPE; this is translated from the coding sequence ATGTCGAGTTTAGTTCCCATTGTCATTGAAAAGTCCGGTCGTGATGAACGGGCGATGGACATTTACAGCCGGTTGCTCAAAGACCGCATCATCTTCCTGGGAACCCAGGTAAACGACCACGTTGCAAATTTGTTGGTCGCTCAGATGCTTTATCTTCAGTTTGAAGACCCGAATTCAGACATTCACATGTACATCAACTCCCCCGGTGGTTCTGTCACCGCCGGGATGGCGATTTACGACACGATGCAGTACATCAATTGCGATGTCGCAACCTACTGCATGGGACAGGCCGCCAGTATGGGAGCTTTGCTCCTGACCGCTGGGGCTCCTGAGAAGCGATTTGCTCTCCCGAACGCCCGGATTATGATTCACCAGCCATTGGCTGGCATGGAGGGAACCGCGACCGATCTTGATATTCATGCCAAAGAAGTGATCAAGATGAAACGGAAGCTCAATGAAATTCTGTTGAAGCACACCGGTCAAACACTCGAGAAAATCGAACAAGACACCGACCGGGACAACTTCATGGATGCCGAGACAGCAATGGAGTACGGACTGGTCGATAAAGTTTTGGACAAACTCCCACTCGGTAACCCGGAGTAA
- a CDS encoding cellulase family glycosylhydrolase encodes MVSTSFAKEPADQDNKTTQARIVVSQDGSHFVLEGSTKPFVVWGVNYDHDAVGQGRLIEDYWHDEWETVVEDFQEIRDLNANVVRIHLQLGRFMETATKPNSKNLKKLAELIKLAEDNGLYLDITGLACYHKADIPDWYDSLPEQQRWGVQANFWREVATICRESSAIFCYDLMNEPVLPGKDGEKEWLAGELGGKFFVQRISLDLAGRERKEVAAAWVKRMTEAIREVDKSHLITLGVIPWAHSFKNAKPLFYSPEVSGPLDFVSVHFYPKKDHIDESLAALRVYEIGKPLVIEEIFPLSAGQDQTVEFIERSRDIADGWISFYWGVTVEEYKSKEGIVEAIMAEWLTWFKENAPPK; translated from the coding sequence ATGGTTTCAACTTCCTTTGCGAAAGAGCCAGCTGATCAGGACAACAAAACAACGCAAGCTCGCATCGTTGTCAGTCAAGATGGGTCACACTTTGTGCTCGAGGGGAGTACGAAACCGTTTGTTGTCTGGGGGGTGAACTACGATCATGACGCAGTTGGTCAGGGACGTTTAATTGAAGATTACTGGCATGATGAATGGGAGACCGTTGTTGAAGATTTCCAGGAAATCCGAGACCTCAACGCCAACGTGGTTCGCATTCATCTACAGCTCGGGCGATTCATGGAGACCGCCACGAAGCCGAACTCGAAGAACCTCAAGAAACTGGCAGAACTGATCAAGCTTGCGGAAGACAACGGGCTTTATCTCGATATCACCGGGCTCGCCTGTTACCACAAAGCAGACATCCCGGACTGGTATGACTCACTTCCCGAGCAGCAGCGTTGGGGAGTCCAGGCAAATTTCTGGAGAGAAGTCGCCACGATTTGCAGAGAGAGTTCAGCGATCTTTTGCTACGACTTAATGAACGAACCGGTTCTCCCGGGGAAAGATGGTGAGAAAGAATGGTTAGCTGGTGAGCTTGGCGGGAAGTTTTTCGTGCAGCGAATCAGTTTGGATTTGGCAGGGCGAGAGCGGAAAGAAGTTGCAGCGGCCTGGGTCAAACGAATGACCGAGGCGATTCGGGAGGTCGACAAAAGTCACCTGATTACTCTGGGGGTGATTCCCTGGGCGCATTCATTCAAAAACGCCAAGCCGTTGTTTTATTCACCTGAAGTCAGCGGACCGCTCGATTTTGTCAGCGTTCATTTCTACCCCAAGAAAGATCATATCGATGAGTCGCTTGCAGCTTTGAGAGTGTATGAAATCGGCAAGCCTCTCGTCATTGAAGAGATTTTCCCACTCAGCGCGGGCCAGGATCAGACGGTTGAGTTCATCGAACGTTCACGCGACATCGCCGACGGCTGGATCAGCTTCTACTGGGGCGTCACCGTGGAAGAATACAAGTCCAAAGAGGGCATCGTCGAAGCAATCATGGCAGAGTGGCTCACCTGGTTCAAAGAAAACGCCCCACCGAAATGA
- the dapA gene encoding 4-hydroxy-tetrahydrodipicolinate synthase, with protein sequence MARKGEMFAGLTVALVTPFRDGKVDEAGLRKLVDDQVAAGTNAVSPCGTTGESPTLSHDEHERVIALVCEQAAGRIKVMAGTGSNSTAEAIRLSKKAAEVGADGVLLVAPYYNKPMQEGFYEHYKAVAEAVGLPQVVYNIPGRSAKNIEPETICRLGELENIVAVKESTGSMDQASQILNGSNLTVLSGDDSLTLPLLALGGSGVVSVAGNIVPKDVLAMIAAWKEGNIEQAQQLHHKLFPLCRDMLGLATNPIPLKAAMQLLGKDTGDVRLPLTRLSEADTANLTQTLKTYGLL encoded by the coding sequence ATGGCCCGTAAGGGTGAGATGTTTGCAGGTTTGACCGTCGCCCTCGTGACTCCTTTTCGAGATGGAAAAGTTGATGAAGCCGGGTTGCGTAAATTGGTTGACGATCAAGTCGCTGCTGGAACAAACGCTGTCAGCCCATGTGGGACAACTGGCGAAAGCCCGACGCTCAGCCATGATGAGCACGAGCGTGTCATCGCTCTTGTTTGTGAACAGGCTGCCGGTCGCATCAAAGTGATGGCGGGAACAGGCTCGAACAGCACCGCAGAAGCGATCCGTCTTTCTAAGAAAGCTGCGGAAGTTGGGGCTGATGGAGTTTTGCTCGTTGCTCCGTATTACAACAAACCGATGCAAGAAGGCTTCTACGAGCACTACAAAGCAGTCGCTGAAGCAGTCGGTCTTCCACAGGTTGTCTATAATATCCCTGGTCGCTCCGCCAAAAATATTGAACCGGAGACGATCTGTCGGCTGGGCGAATTGGAGAATATCGTCGCTGTCAAAGAGTCTACCGGCTCAATGGATCAGGCTTCGCAAATCCTCAACGGCAGCAACCTGACGGTCCTCTCCGGGGACGACAGCTTAACACTCCCTTTGCTGGCACTCGGAGGCAGCGGAGTCGTCTCTGTGGCTGGGAACATCGTACCTAAAGATGTCCTGGCAATGATTGCAGCCTGGAAGGAAGGCAATATCGAGCAAGCACAACAATTGCACCACAAACTCTTCCCGCTTTGCCGGGATATGCTGGGATTGGCGACGAACCCGATTCCACTCAAGGCGGCCATGCAGCTGCTTGGAAAAGATACCGGGGATGTTCGTCTCCCACTGACACGCCTCAGCGAAGCGGATACCGCGAACCTGACGCAAACCTTAAAAACGTACGGATTGTTATAA